In Primulina tabacum isolate GXHZ01 unplaced genomic scaffold, ASM2559414v2 Contig631, whole genome shotgun sequence, the following are encoded in one genomic region:
- the LOC142534638 gene encoding uncharacterized protein LOC142534638 isoform X1, whose amino-acid sequence MATVVPTSEEDPALSVVRFTAELSWGDAGPEVAEGQVSRLLAEAGECMVENRWLDLASLMLTSADVIFSKASEKDLECIYIVICNLVKKPDSLGRAHEMAELISTKLTQQPNNKPELRLKILFNLYNLLENPYSRFFVYMKALSLAVSGNTTEHVVPSFKKMDSFLREWNLGAKDQRVLFLTVSNILKETKSTARDSFKFLVKYLATFSGEDASTLNEAKQEAVRAIIEFVKAPDMFQSDLQDMPAVVQLEKDAKYSTVYQLLKIFVTQRLDAYLNFHATNPTLLTSYGLVHEDCVTKMRLLSLVDLSTDESGRVPYPLIKDTLKIEGNEVEPWVVKAITAKLMDCRIDQMNQVVIVRYVIYLLDVYDLNCYEKRLQVVLLYCSRYAERDFGHQQWKVLRSKLGAWRGHISNVITTIQANNITENGTQAVQGLAIR is encoded by the exons ATGGCGACGGTTGTCCCCACATCAGAAGAAGATCCTGCCCTCTCCGTCGTTCGTTTTACTGCCGAGTTGTCATGGGGTGATGCAGGTCCCGAG GTGGCGGAGGGTCAGGTCAGTAGATTATTGGCGGAAGCTGGAGAATGTATGGTTGAAAATCGGTGGTTGGATTTAGCTTCGTTGATGCTTACCTCTGCTGATGTGATATTCTCGAAAGCTTCTGAAAAAG ATCTTGAATGCATATATATTGTCATATGCAACCTTGTTAAGAAGCCTGATAGTCTTGGTCGAGCGCATGAGATGGCTGAGCTCATATCAACCAAGCTTACTCAACAGCCAAACAATAAGCCTGAACTGCGCCTGAAGAT TCTATTCAACCTCTACAACCTATTGGAGAACCCGTATAGCAGATTCTTTGTGTATATGAAGGCACTTAGTTTGGCAGTTAGTGGTAATACTACAGAACATGTTGTTCCATCTTTCAAGAAGATGGATAGTTTTCTCAGGGAGTGGAATCTTGGGGCGAAGGACCAGAGAGTTCTCTTTCTCACCGTTTCTAATATATTGAAGGAGACTAAGAG TACTGCAAGAGACTCGTTTAAATTTCTTGTCAAGTATCTGGCTACTTTTTCTGGCGAAGATGCCTCAACTCTTAATGAGGCTAAGCAAGAAGCTGTTCGAGCTATTATTGAGTTTGTTAAGGCACCTGATATGTTTCAG AGTGATTTGCAAGATATGCCAGCTGTGGTTCAGCTGGAGAAAGATGCTAAATATTCCACGGTGTATCAACTTTTAAAAATCTTTGTGACTCAGAGGCTGGATGCATATTTGAATTTTCATGCGACAAATCCCACTTTACTTACAAGCTATG GTCTGGTGCATGAGGATTGTGTTACGAAGATGAGGTTGCTATCCTTGGTTGATCTTAGCACTGATGAATCTGGTCGTGTTCCTTATCCATTGATTAAGGACACACTGAAG ATTGAAGGCAATGAGGTCGAGCCATGGGTTGTGAAGGCAATAACAGCAAAATTGATGGACTGCAGGATTGATCAGATGAACCAAGTAGTCATCGTGAGGTACGTAATATACTTGTTAGatgtatatgatttaaattgctaTGAAAAGCGTCTACAAGTTGTATTATTGTATTGCAGCCGCTATGCTGAACGTGATTTTGGACATCAGCAATGGAAAGTGCTTAGATCAAAGCTTGGAGCATGGCGG ggACACATTTCTAATGTGATTACTACCATCCAAGCGAATAACATAACCGAAAATGGCACTCAAGCAGTGCAGGGCTTGGCGATTCGCTGA
- the LOC142534638 gene encoding uncharacterized protein LOC142534638 isoform X2, with amino-acid sequence MATVVPTSEEDPALSVVRFTAELSWGDAGPEVAEGQVSRLLAEAGECMVENRWLDLASLMLTSADVIFSKASEKDLECIYIVICNLVKKPDSLGRAHEMAELISTKLTQQPNNKPELRLKILFNLYNLLENPYSRFFVYMKALSLAVSGNTTEHVVPSFKKMDSFLREWNLGAKDQRVLFLTVSNILKETKSTARDSFKFLVKYLATFSGEDASTLNEAKQEAVRAIIEFVKAPDMFQSDLQDMPAVVQLEKDAKYSTVYQLLKIFVTQRLDAYLNFHATNPTLLTSYGLVHEDCVTKMRLLSLVDLSTDESGRVPYPLIKDTLKIEGNEVEPWVVKAITAKLMDCRIDQMNQVVIVSRYAERDFGHQQWKVLRSKLGAWRGHISNVITTIQANNITENGTQAVQGLAIR; translated from the exons ATGGCGACGGTTGTCCCCACATCAGAAGAAGATCCTGCCCTCTCCGTCGTTCGTTTTACTGCCGAGTTGTCATGGGGTGATGCAGGTCCCGAG GTGGCGGAGGGTCAGGTCAGTAGATTATTGGCGGAAGCTGGAGAATGTATGGTTGAAAATCGGTGGTTGGATTTAGCTTCGTTGATGCTTACCTCTGCTGATGTGATATTCTCGAAAGCTTCTGAAAAAG ATCTTGAATGCATATATATTGTCATATGCAACCTTGTTAAGAAGCCTGATAGTCTTGGTCGAGCGCATGAGATGGCTGAGCTCATATCAACCAAGCTTACTCAACAGCCAAACAATAAGCCTGAACTGCGCCTGAAGAT TCTATTCAACCTCTACAACCTATTGGAGAACCCGTATAGCAGATTCTTTGTGTATATGAAGGCACTTAGTTTGGCAGTTAGTGGTAATACTACAGAACATGTTGTTCCATCTTTCAAGAAGATGGATAGTTTTCTCAGGGAGTGGAATCTTGGGGCGAAGGACCAGAGAGTTCTCTTTCTCACCGTTTCTAATATATTGAAGGAGACTAAGAG TACTGCAAGAGACTCGTTTAAATTTCTTGTCAAGTATCTGGCTACTTTTTCTGGCGAAGATGCCTCAACTCTTAATGAGGCTAAGCAAGAAGCTGTTCGAGCTATTATTGAGTTTGTTAAGGCACCTGATATGTTTCAG AGTGATTTGCAAGATATGCCAGCTGTGGTTCAGCTGGAGAAAGATGCTAAATATTCCACGGTGTATCAACTTTTAAAAATCTTTGTGACTCAGAGGCTGGATGCATATTTGAATTTTCATGCGACAAATCCCACTTTACTTACAAGCTATG GTCTGGTGCATGAGGATTGTGTTACGAAGATGAGGTTGCTATCCTTGGTTGATCTTAGCACTGATGAATCTGGTCGTGTTCCTTATCCATTGATTAAGGACACACTGAAG ATTGAAGGCAATGAGGTCGAGCCATGGGTTGTGAAGGCAATAACAGCAAAATTGATGGACTGCAGGATTGATCAGATGAACCAAGTAGTCATCGTGAG CCGCTATGCTGAACGTGATTTTGGACATCAGCAATGGAAAGTGCTTAGATCAAAGCTTGGAGCATGGCGG ggACACATTTCTAATGTGATTACTACCATCCAAGCGAATAACATAACCGAAAATGGCACTCAAGCAGTGCAGGGCTTGGCGATTCGCTGA